GTTATTGTAACCGTGTGCGGGGCAAGGGACAAAAAAGTGCCTCACAAAAAAAGCGGGTGCATACGTAATTGATACGGTACACGATGACGCGCATATCCATGGCTATTGTGTTGCCTTGAACTCCTGACCAGGGCCCTAGATATAGCTCCCCCAGCACGTGGTAAATGCGCTTGCGTTCTGTACAATCGAGATCACTCCTGAAGTGAAAACCTGATCTCGAGAACAGATACCACCATCCACTGCAGCGCTCAACCCACCAAATTGAGTGCGCCCTCCTTGTGCCGCATGAATGCCAAGTTACTATCATTATTGATGGTTGGCTGGGTTATGTCCTGTTTTTCGTTGAGTATGGCCCAGGACAAGCCGGCTAATCCTTCATCGCCTATAAACAAATCGCCTGTCCTGGTTGCTTCCAACCCGCTGGGAGCACGCACAGGCACGTTGACCGGTAGCATCCAGGGCCTGGTTGTGGAAGCAGGTACCGAACTTCCAGTTGTAGGTGTACACGTGCATGTAAAAGGCACTGATTATGGTGCTGTAACCCATACTGATGGTACTTTTGTTGTGAATGGCGTGCCGGTCGGCCGGCATACCGTTGAAGCACGTATGTTGGGGTTTTCCTCGCAAGAATTCAGGGTTGATGTGCGCCGGCAGCCAACGCCTTTTGTCACTGTCGCATTGGAAGAGGCAGCCCTGCAGCTTGATGGCATCGTAATTAAACCAGAAAACACGACTCCAGAGACGGCAACACTGGCTGGTTTACAGCACTTGCCGGCTTACAAAATTGCGCGCGCCAAGGCTTTTGATGAAGACATCTACCGGACGGTAACACGAACGCCCGGCATCGTAGCAAATGACTTTTCTTCCCGTTTCATGATCCGCGGCGGGGCACACGATGAGGTGCTTGTTACGCTGGATGGACTTGAGCTGAACGATCCTTTCCACTTGAAAGACTTTGGCGGTGGAGGGATCAGCATTGTCGATGCAGATGCCGTTGGGGCGATGACGCTATCAACCGGTGGGTATACAGCTGATCTGGGCGACCGGATGAGTGGTGTGCTTCAGATAAATTCTGTTGAACCGGCTGCCGGTCAGGCCGTTTCGCGGCTGGGTCTCAGCCTCATGAATGCCCGCATTTTTAGCCAGGGGACCCTTGGAAATGGAAATACGCAATGGGTTTTCTCTGGCCGGCGCGGTTACCTTGATTTTTTGCTCGACCTGATGCAAACGTATCCGAGCTACTCGCCACAGTTTTTTGACGGATTTGCGAAGCTGAGTCATAAATTTGGCGAAAAACATACCGTTGCACTGGAAGGTCTCGTATCAGGCGATCAATTTAAATATCTCGATGTAACGGACCCCAACGACCAGGTGCACACCAACTATGGCAATGGCTATGTATGGCTCAATTGGCAGAGTGTATGGCGTCCGCGCCTGTTTTCTGAAACCGTGGTGTCCACAGGCAAGGTTTGGCGCATGCGAGAAGGGGTTGATATACGGCGAGACAGCCTGGTCAACTTTGAGACAGACGACACGCGCAAGTTTGCCATCTTCCAATTCAAACAAGACTGGACACTGCAGCAGGATGAGCACAGGCAAGCACGGTGGGGATTCAGTTTAAAACAACAGCGTGCCAACTACAGGTATAGCAGTGGGCATCTGATTCAGCAAGTTGCGCATGCACAGGCTTCTCAGAAGGTGACCAACAGGTATGCGGAACGACACACCGCAACAGATCCCGCCGGCGTCTTATTTAATATGTATGGTAGCCAGCAAGTGCGTTTGGCGCCAAAAATTCTTGCTACAGCCGGACTCCGTACAGGTTATGCTTCGTGGAGCAGTGACTTTTACCTTGATCCGCGCCTTAATCTACAATATAGCCCATCCTCTGCCACCCTGATTCGCGGTGCATGGGGCTTTTTCCACCAACCGCAAGGTATCGCACAACTCTACGTTGAAGACGAAGAGCAACGCTACCATAAAGCGGAACGTTCTCGACACATTATTTTGGGGCTCGATCATACATTAAGAGGCACGTGGGCGCTCAAGCTGGATCTGTATGATAAACAATACGCCAATGTGCGGCCCCGGTATGTAAGTCCGGCAGGCGATGTGGCTGCATTTTTCCCGGAAATAGACAAATACAGGACGTATTGGAAACCTGATGAAACACATACACGCGGCGTCGAAGTATCGGTTGTCAAAACAGCCGGCAGGGTTCTGACTGGCGCAGCAGGATATACGCTGTCACAAGCTTTTGATATACGCGATGGACAGCGGTTCTATAAAGACCATGATCAGCGACAAGCAGCCCTGGTAGATTTCAATATCCAACCCACCAAGCAGCTGCTCATCAATCTGTCGTGGCAATACCATGCCGGGTGGCGCCATGCTGAGGCTGCATTTGATGTAACCTATCAACAAGGCAATGACGTGTTATTTGATACCCACTTTGGCGCGCGAAATGCAGCACGCTATCCTGCCTATCACAAAATGGACCTTCGCATAGCACGACAGTTCTATTTCAAAAACCAGTCTGTAGCAGCTTTTCTGGAAATACAAAACCTTTACAACAGGCAAAACGTCAGGCGCTACCGCTACGAGCCGGCTGTTTCTTCTGATGGCGAAGTATCT
The genomic region above belongs to Bacteroidota bacterium and contains:
- a CDS encoding DUF2012 domain-containing protein translates to MSCFSLSMAQDKPANPSSPINKSPVLVASNPLGARTGTLTGSIQGLVVEAGTELPVVGVHVHVKGTDYGAVTHTDGTFVVNGVPVGRHTVEARMLGFSSQEFRVDVRRQPTPFVTVALEEAALQLDGIVIKPENTTPETATLAGLQHLPAYKIARAKAFDEDIYRTVTRTPGIVANDFSSRFMIRGGAHDEVLVTLDGLELNDPFHLKDFGGGGISIVDADAVGAMTLSTGGYTADLGDRMSGVLQINSVEPAAGQAVSRLGLSLMNARIFSQGTLGNGNTQWVFSGRRGYLDFLLDLMQTYPSYSPQFFDGFAKLSHKFGEKHTVALEGLVSGDQFKYLDVTDPNDQVHTNYGNGYVWLNWQSVWRPRLFSETVVSTGKVWRMREGVDIRRDSLVNFETDDTRKFAIFQFKQDWTLQQDEHRQARWGFSLKQQRANYRYSSGHLIQQVAHAQASQKVTNRYAERHTATDPAGVLFNMYGSQQVRLAPKILATAGLRTGYASWSSDFYLDPRLNLQYSPSSATLIRGAWGFFHQPQGIAQLYVEDEEQRYHKAERSRHIILGLDHTLRGTWALKLDLYDKQYANVRPRYVSPAGDVAAFFPEIDKYRTYWKPDETHTRGVEVSVVKTAGRVLTGAAGYTLSQAFDIRDGQRFYKDHDQRQAALVDFNIQPTKQLLINLSWQYHAGWRHAEAAFDVTYQQGNDVLFDTHFGARNAARYPAYHKMDLRIARQFYFKNQSVAAFLEIQNLYNRQNVRRYRYEPAVSSDGEVSFLTHAEAWLPRLPTLGLKWEISH